A stretch of the Nicotiana tabacum cultivar K326 chromosome 6, ASM71507v2, whole genome shotgun sequence genome encodes the following:
- the LOC107802190 gene encoding uncharacterized protein LOC107802190 — protein MNMDVRKIVVIVEDLEVSRTALQWALHNFLLYGDLVILLHVFPNLKPRSNNKKLRNLRLKGFQLALTFQDLCNNYPNTKTEIVVTEGDSDGGKIAAVVREIGASALVVGLHDHSFLYKMAMAENNIASNLNCKVLAIKQPTSLTTTRKRTISLPDSSTNMDFSQIEISSLSVPEVGPPRIPYQVCPDPHAIIWRTGRSRRWTIRD, from the exons ATGAATATGGATGTGAGGAAAATAGTTGTAATTGTGGAAGATTTGGAAGTATCAAGAACAGCTCTTCAATGGGCTCTTCATAATTTCTTACTTTATGGGGATTTAGTGATACTTCTCCACGTTTTCCCAAATTTAAAACCCAGAAGCAACAATAAGAAGCTCAGGAATCTCCGCCTCAAAGGTTTTCAATTGGCTCTGACTTTTCAAGATCTCTGCAACAATTATCCCAAC ACCAAGACTGAGATTGTGGTCACTGAAGGGGACTCAGATGGAGGAAAGATTGCTGCTGTGGTTAGAGAGATTGGAGCTTCTGCTCTTGTTGTTGGACTTCATGATCATAGCTTCCTTTACAA GATGGCCATGGCCGAGAACAATATAGCAAGCAATTTGAATTGCAAAGTGCTAGCTATCAAGCAACCAACGTCATTGACCACTACAAGGAAAAGGACTATATCTTTACCTGACAGTTCAACCAACATGGACTTCTCACAGATTGAAATATCTTCACTGAG TGTCCCTGAAGTTGGCCCACCAAGAATTCCATACCAAGTTTGTCCAGACCCTCATGCTATTATTTGGAGAACAGGGAGATCCAGAAGATGGACAATAAGAGATTAA
- the LOC142182278 gene encoding putative mitochondrial protein AtMg00240, with amino-acid sequence MELITDLGMAGSKPVATPMECNQRFTTVEYDQHLELKHDEKLPDAGPYQRLVGKLVYLTMTRPDICYAVHVLSQFMQCPKKSHMEAAIRVVRYIKGAPSFGLLMISKQCPKLTAFCDADWASCPVSRKFVRGYVMKLGDSLVS; translated from the coding sequence ATGGAATTGATCACTGATCTTGGAATGGCAGGATCAAAACCAGTAGCCACTCCAATGGAATGTAATCAGAGATTCACGACAGTAGAATATGATCAACACTTGGAGCTGAAACACGATGAGAAGCTGCCAGATGCAGGGCCATACCAAAGATTGGTTGGGAAGCTGGTGTACCTCACTATGACAAGACCAGACATTTGTTATGCAGTTCATGTGTTGAGCCAATTTATGCAATGTCCAAAGAAGTCACACATGGAGGCAGCAATAAGAGTTGTAAGGTACATAAAAGGGGCACCAAGTTTTGGTCTGCTGATGATCTCAAAGCAGTGCCCAAAACTCACAGCATTTTGTGATGCTGACTGGGCATCATGTCCAGTGTCCAGAAAGTTCGTGAGAGGGTATGTGATGAAACTAGGAGACTCTTTGGTATCTTGA